One region of Verrucomicrobiia bacterium genomic DNA includes:
- a CDS encoding FAD-binding protein gives MVSEAVYKQLLRDIRQVDQQVSLGQWNGLGAGGRASYFTEVRDAMELAGAVKAAIDAHIPYEIVGAGKSVLFPDEEYQGLVISNKSEGFIVAADRSQVVVESGMSLQRFITMAASRGYGGMTQFYGHGGTIGGAVYHGLEAGGTSILSFIRHITVLMPPTKMKPYPTVVRQRADWLRRDDKVTKLRHGRDQRAYDAPRPVLLNVQFQLTSVRPDEIQRRIQRESEQREKAPSGLSFGPVFMEPGGGQSVKEILTYSKAQRLVVEGVRPDKREPNYLRARKGASASAVWQTVQALQQLVKDSSGIELTPCFERLGYWPETRREDAVVA, from the coding sequence ATGGTAAGTGAGGCAGTTTACAAGCAGCTCTTGCGTGACATCCGCCAAGTTGATCAGCAGGTTTCACTTGGGCAGTGGAACGGGTTAGGCGCAGGAGGAAGGGCTTCTTACTTTACCGAAGTGCGCGATGCCATGGAGTTGGCGGGTGCGGTCAAGGCAGCAATCGATGCGCATATCCCCTACGAAATTGTGGGCGCGGGGAAATCCGTATTATTTCCGGATGAAGAGTACCAAGGGCTCGTCATCTCAAACAAATCGGAAGGCTTCATTGTGGCAGCGGACCGTAGCCAGGTGGTAGTGGAAAGTGGGATGTCACTCCAGCGGTTCATAACCATGGCTGCTTCCAGGGGTTATGGTGGCATGACCCAGTTTTACGGTCACGGCGGAACAATTGGGGGTGCCGTCTACCACGGCTTGGAAGCGGGTGGTACGAGTATCTTGTCATTCATCCGGCACATTACGGTGCTTATGCCTCCTACAAAAATGAAGCCATATCCCACTGTCGTGCGGCAACGTGCCGACTGGCTGCGCAGGGATGACAAGGTCACCAAATTGCGCCATGGCCGCGATCAGCGGGCGTATGACGCACCTCGCCCCGTCCTTTTGAATGTGCAGTTCCAGCTCACGTCGGTCCGTCCGGACGAGATCCAGCGGCGTATTCAGCGCGAGTCAGAACAGAGGGAGAAGGCGCCTAGTGGGCTCAGTTTTGGTCCAGTTTTCATGGAGCCGGGCGGCGGTCAGTCCGTCAAAGAGATCCTAACCTATTCCAAGGCACAGCGACTGGTGGTAGAGGGCGTCCGTCCGGATAAGCGGGAGCCAAATTACCTGCGGGCCAGGAAAGGTGCTTCTGCGAGCGCTGTTTGGCAAACTGTGCAGGCATTGCAACAGTTAGTTAAAGATAGCTCTGGGATAGAACTTACCCCATGCTTCGAGCGTCTAGGGTATTGG